In the uncultured Fretibacterium sp. genome, CGCCCCGCAGGCCCGTGACGCCAGGAAACAGGTCAGGGACCCCACGCCGCTGTAGAGCTCCAGCACGTCCGTCCCCCGCACCTGCTCGGCCGCGTACCGAAAGAGCTGTTCCGCCTGTCCCGTGTTGACCTGGAAGAAGGACGTGGTGTCGAACTCGAGCGTCCATTCGTCCAGCCGCTCTGCGATCCGGCCGGACCCGATCAGGGGCTCGGTATGCATCCCCAGGATGACGTTTCCCGGCCTGGAGTTGTGGTTCAGCGTCAGGGTGGAGGGGCGGCCCGCCGCCCCCACGGCGACCAGCGCCTTTATGCCTTTGGCCGCGAGCCGTCCGTTGAGGACGAAGGAGAGCAGCGTCTGGCCGGTATGGAACCCGGAGCGCATCACGAGGTGCCGCAACTTGCCCTCGTGGGTCGCCTCGTCGTAGCCGCCGAAGGGCAGGGAGGGCAGGCCCTTCAGAACAGCCCCATAGAGCGCGTTCAGGGGGGCGGCGTTGACGGGGCAGGTCTTGATCGGAATCAGCCGATGGCTGCCCGCGTGATAGAACCCTGTGACGATCCGGCCCCGAAGGGACTGCACGGGAAAGGAGGCCTTGTTGCGGTATCCCCAGGGCAGGGGAGAGGGCACGCACTCGAGCCGCTCGAAGAGCTCCGGGGCGAAGCCTCCGAGGCGCGTCATGGCGTCCCGGACGAACCCCGCCTTGAGGGAGAGCTGGAGCGGGTAGTCCGCATGCTGGAGCTGGCAGCCCCCGCACTGACCGAAGGCGGAACATCGCGGGGCGGTGCGCCCCGGCAACGGACGCACCACGGACACGGTCCGCGCGAGGGCGAAATCCTTGCGGCGCTTCACCAGTTCCGCCTCCACGAGCTCCCCCGGCAGCGCCCCCGCCACGAACACCACCCCGCAGTCCGTGCGGGCGATGCCGCTTCCGTCGCTCGACAACCCCGCAATCTCGAGCCGCAGCCTTTCCCCCGTAGGATTCGCTCGAGAAGAGCTTGATTGAGAAGCCCTTGCTTGAGAAGATCTCGCTTGAGAAGATCTTGATTGAGAAGATCTTGATTGAGAATACCTCGATTGCGAGGACCCCGACCGTACCGAACGTTCCACCCGCAACCCCCCCATCGTGACAAATTCTTCGCTCTTGCCTTACGTATCCGCCCCTGCAACTATCATACTCCCTGGGCCGTCCTCCATCGAGACGAATAAGACAAAAATGGGGACGGACGACGCAGTCCGCCCCCGAGTCCTTTCGGTGAGTGGATTTTCTCCGCCTATTTGAAATTGAAAAATTTCTCGTAATAGCCGAACGCGAAGATCACGAGCATGATCGCCGGCACCACGTAGACCAGATAGCCGCGCAGCGCATGGGGGAACTTGAGGCCGTGCCCCGCGTCGGCCTCGGCGATGAAGTTGTCCCATCCCCAGCCATAGCGCGTGGTGCAGAACAGCAGGTACACGATGGAGCCCAGGGGCAGCAGGTTGTTGCTGACGATGAAGTCCTCCAGGTCCAGGATGATCGTCCCCTTCCCCAGGGGCGCGACGTGCGACCAGACGTTGAAGCCCAGGACGCAGGGCAGGGAGAGGATGAAGATGGCGAAGAAGTTGAACGTACTGGCCTTCTTCCGGCTCCAGCCCAGCAGGTCCATGGAGTTGGCGATGAGGTGCTCGAACACCGCGACGACCGTGGACATGGCCGCGAAGCTCATGAACAGGAAGAACAGGGCGCTCCAGAGACGGCCCTGCGGCATGTGGTTGAACATGTTGGGCAGCGTCACGAAGATCAGCCCCGGCCCGGCGTCCGGGCTGACGCCGTAGGCGAAGCAGGCCGGGAAGATGATCAGGCCCGCCGTGATGGCGACAAGGGTATCGAGCGTCGTGATGATGACCGATTCGCCCGTCAGAGAGCGGTCGCGTCCGATGTAGCTGCCGAAGATCGCCATGCTGCCGATGCCCAGGCTGAGGGTAAAGAACGCCTGCCCCATGGCGGCGTAGACGCTGTTCCAAAGCCCGTTCGCCACGAGGTTTTCAAAATTCGGCTTCAGGTAGAAGTCCAGGCCCCTCTCCGCCCCGGGCAGGGTCACGGACCGGACGGCCAGGGCGACCATGATGATCAGGAGCCCGCACATCATGATCTTGGTGATGCGCTCGACGCCCGCCTGGAGGCCGATGTAGCAGATGGCCGACCCGATCAGGACCGTCAGGAGGAGCCAGAAGCTCAAGGTCCAGGGATCGCCCAGCATGGCCCCAAAATACGCTCCGATCGCCTCGGGCGAGAGCGCCTCCAGGCTGCCCGCCGCGGCATACCAGGTGTAGGCCAGCATCCAGCCCGTCACCGTGGTGTAGAACATCATCAGGATATAGTTCCCGGCCATCGCGAGATAGCCGAAGATCGACCATCGGCCCCCCTTGGGCTCGAGCACCTTGAAGGAACCCGCCACGGCCTGCCGCGAGGCCCTTCCGACCGCGAACTCCATGACCATGATGGGCATCGCCAGAAGGACCAGGAAGAGCAGGTAGAGCAGAACGAAGGCAGCGCCGCCGTATCGCCCCGTGATATAGGGGAAGCGCCACACGTTTCCCAATCCTATTGGCGCACCCCGCCGACAGGAAGATGAACCCCATCCGGCTCCCCAACGATTCTCTGTTGCGTCTCTCCTCCATCTGCCGCATCCCCTTTTCAGTTTTTCAGTCGGATTTTTTCAGCTGGATAATGATGAATCCCCAAACCATGGGGCCCGCAGCCCCGGACAGGTCATTCTGCCGGCTCGAAAGCCTCTGCCACCTCCCGGAGCTTCTCCGGTATCGGTATGCCCTGGGGGCACTTTGGCACGCAGGCCCCGCAGCTGACGCAGGCCGATGCGCGCTTGCCGTCCCGATCCGGGGCCAGGATGTAGCGATAGTTTCGTCCCTGGATCTCCCAGTTGCCGGATATCGCCGCAGTGTTCAGGTTGGTGAAGCACTGGGGAATGTCCACGCCCTGCGGGCAGGGCTTGCAGTAGGCGCAGGCCGTGCAGGGTACCCTCATGCGGTCGGAGAAAAATTTCCACACCCGGTCCGCGAAACGGCGCTCCGCATCGGAAAGCCCGCCCGGCCGTCCCCGATCGGCGCTTGCCAGGTTCTGGGAAAGCTGCTCCGGCGTGGTCATGCCGCTCAACACCACGGATACCCCGGGATGGTCCCAGACCCAGCGCAGCCCCAGGTCCGCGAGGTTGGGGGAGGCGTACCCGGCCTCCCGGGCCTCGTCCCGGAGCGACTCGGGGACGGGCAGGC is a window encoding:
- a CDS encoding sodium-dependent transporter, with product MWRFPYITGRYGGAAFVLLYLLFLVLLAMPIMVMEFAVGRASRQAVAGSFKVLEPKGGRWSIFGYLAMAGNYILMMFYTTVTGWMLAYTWYAAAGSLEALSPEAIGAYFGAMLGDPWTLSFWLLLTVLIGSAICYIGLQAGVERITKIMMCGLLIIMVALAVRSVTLPGAERGLDFYLKPNFENLVANGLWNSVYAAMGQAFFTLSLGIGSMAIFGSYIGRDRSLTGESVIITTLDTLVAITAGLIIFPACFAYGVSPDAGPGLIFVTLPNMFNHMPQGRLWSALFFLFMSFAAMSTVVAVFEHLIANSMDLLGWSRKKASTFNFFAIFILSLPCVLGFNVWSHVAPLGKGTIILDLEDFIVSNNLLPLGSIVYLLFCTTRYGWGWDNFIAEADAGHGLKFPHALRGYLVYVVPAIMLVIFAFGYYEKFFNFK
- the rlmD gene encoding 23S rRNA (uracil(1939)-C(5))-methyltransferase RlmD; amino-acid sequence: MGGLRVERSVRSGSSQSRYSQSRSSQSRSSQARSSQARASQSSSSRANPTGERLRLEIAGLSSDGSGIARTDCGVVFVAGALPGELVEAELVKRRKDFALARTVSVVRPLPGRTAPRCSAFGQCGGCQLQHADYPLQLSLKAGFVRDAMTRLGGFAPELFERLECVPSPLPWGYRNKASFPVQSLRGRIVTGFYHAGSHRLIPIKTCPVNAAPLNALYGAVLKGLPSLPFGGYDEATHEGKLRHLVMRSGFHTGQTLLSFVLNGRLAAKGIKALVAVGAAGRPSTLTLNHNSRPGNVILGMHTEPLIGSGRIAERLDEWTLEFDTTSFFQVNTGQAEQLFRYAAEQVRGTDVLELYSGVGSLTCFLASRACGARVTAVEEWRSAVAMAERNMKNNGLEARLLCAPAEEAVGDLRGSYGTVVVDPPRDGCDRAVLEAIHAFRAPRVVYVSCNPATLARDARILAGHGYRLTSIRSFDMFPQTVHVETVAVLER